In Ischnura elegans chromosome 6, ioIscEleg1.1, whole genome shotgun sequence, one genomic interval encodes:
- the LOC124161319 gene encoding trithorax group protein osa-like produces the protein MKDSDCFRLRVVANVGTNDASERKADEILESFRDLNSENQNTPFTLPRAAPGTEGRPSSTNTPPSTNPSVDQRPRHPAPLLRPSPLANQNSRFTLPTTAPVTEGRNTSTTTLRSPTARTCGTSTATSSPISRTSGSPSLRRHQAPRADPHPRQTLRRPIPPQTNGQDIRHLYSDLILKQEQPVRPRYGGTSHQGQTRMDDNPSIDQRPGHPEPLLRPTPQAAEPENPFLPPYDGIRHRGETPIHNNPSVDQRPGHPAPLQQPHPQASESEHQVHFPYGGTRHRGQSPIHDNPSVDQRPGHPAPLQQPPPQAAEPKHPVHPPYGGTMHRGQPPIHDNPSVDQRPGHPAPPKQPPTQEAKVIHYYWKITIEPEHPFHSPYDGTRHRGGTPVYDNPSVDQRPGHLASLKQPPPQEAEVIHYYWEKTIEPDNPFHPPYYGIRHRDETPVYDNPSVDQRPGHPTPLQQLPPQASDVIHYYWKITIEPEHPFHSPYDGTRHRGGTPVYDNPSVDQRPGHPPPLQQPPPEAAEPEHPFHPPYYGIRHRGETPVYDNPSVNQRPGHPTPLQQLPPQAAESEHQVHFPYGGTRHRGQSPIHDNPSVDQRPGHPAPLQQSPPQAAEPEHPVHPPYGGTMHRGQPPIHGNPSVDQRPGHPAPPKQPPTQEAKVIHYYWKITIEPEHPFHSPYDGTRHRGGTPVYDNPSVDQRPGHLASLKQPPPQEAEVIHYYWEKTIEPDNPFHPPYYGIRHRDETPVYDNPSVDQRPGHPTPLQQLPPQASDVIHYYWKITIEPEHPFHSPYDGTRHRGGTPVYDNPSVDQRPGHPPPLQQPPPEAAEVIHYYWKITIEPEHPFHPPYYGIRHLGETPVYDNPSVNQRPGHPTPLQKLPPQAAESEHQVHPPYGGTGHQGKTPIHDNPSVDQRPGHPAPLKQPPPQDAESEHQVHPPYGGTRHRGQTPIHDNPSVDQRPGHPAPLQQPPPQAVEQKVHPLYGSTRYREQNKFTTTTPSTNPSVDQQHGLPLPLLLRPPQAAESEHQVRPPQGGTGHRGKTPIHDNPSVDQRPGHPAPLNNLLLKKQITIEPEHPFHSPYDGTRHRGGTPVHDNPSVDQRPGHPAPLQQPPPQAAESEHQVQPPYGGTRHRGQTPIHDNPSVDQRPGHPAPLQQPPPQAAEVIHYYWKITIEPEHPFHPPYDGIRHRGETPVYDNPSVDHRPGHPTPLQQPPPQAAEQENPVHPLFGSTRHRGQTPIHDNPSVDQRPGHPASLKQPPPPEAEQKVHPLYGSTTYREQNQFTTTTPSTNPSVDQQHGLPLSLLLRPPQAAGSPSLRRYQAPKADPHPRQPLRRPKARTSGTSKATSSSRSRTRTPGSPSLRQHQALRAEPQSRQPLRRPKARTSVTSKATTSSRSRLVVIKDRNGQLSETTRLKEGNQKARFILPKAAPGKEVRLPFTTIPPSTNPSVDQRPGNPAPLLQPSPLAAEHKVHPLYGSTRYREQNQFTTTPPSTNPSVDQQHGLPLPLLLRPPQAAGLPLYGDTRHRGQTPIHDNPSVDQRPGHPAPPKEPPPQEAKVIHYYWKITIAPEHPFHPPYDGIRHRGETPVYDNPSVDHRPGHPAPPKEPPPQEAKSEHQVQPPYGGTRHRGQTPIHDNPSVDQRPGHPAPLQQPPPQAAEVIHYYWKITIEPEHPFHPPYDGIRHRGETPVYDNPSVDHRPGHPTPLQQPPPQAAEQENPVHPLFGSTRHRGQTPIHDNPSVDQRPGHPASLKQPPPPEAEQKVHPLYGSTTYREQNQFTTTTPSTNPSVDQQHGLPLSLLLRPPQAAELEHPNHPPYGGTSQQGQTLIHEHPSVDQPLCRPTTKISGTSTATFSPGSRTSAHPRYGGTSHRGQTPILDNPSVDQWPGHLEPQLRPTPQAAVEIKDINVELS, from the exons ATGAAGGACTCGGACTGTTTTAGACTGCGTGTGGTGGCCAATGTCGGCACCAATGATGCTTCCGAGCGCAAAGCCGATGAGATCTTGGAATCCTTCAGGGATCTAAACTCGGAG aaccAGAACACCCCATTCACCCTCCCTAGGGCGGCACCAGGCACCGAGGGCAGACCCTCATCCACGAACACCCCTCCGTCGACCAACCCCTCCGTAGACCAACGACCAAGACATCCGGCACCTCTACTGCGACCTTCTCCCCTGGCA AACCAGAACTCCCGGTTCACCCTCCCTACGACGGCACCAGTCACCGAGGGTAGAAACACATCCACGACCACTCTCCGTAGTCCAACGGCCAGGACATGCGGCACCTCTACAGCGACCTCCTCGCCAATAAGCAG AACGTCCGGTTCACCCTCCCTACGGCGGCACCAGGCACCCAGGGCAGACCCCCATCCACGACAGACCCTCCGTCGACCAATCCCTCCGCAGACCAACGGCCAGGACATCCGGCACCTCTACAGCGACCTCATTCTCAAGCAAG AACAACCGGTTAGACCTCGCTACGGCGGCACCAGTCACCAAGGGCAGACCCGCATGGACGACAACCCCTCCATAGATCAACGGCCAGGACATCCGGAACCTCTACTGCGACCTACTCCTCAAGCAGCAG aaccAGAAAACCCGTTTCTCCCTCCCTACGACGGCATCAGGCACCGAGGCGAGACCCCCATCCACAACAACCCCTCCGTAGACCAAAGGCCAGGACATCCGGCACCTCTTCAGCAACCTCATCCTCAAGCGTCAG aatcAGAACACCAGGTTCACTTTCCCTACGGCGGTACCAGGCACCGAGGGCAGAGCCCCATCCACGACAACCCCTCCGTAGACCAAAGGCCAGGACATCCGGCACCTCTACAGCAACCTCCTCCTCAAGCAGCAG AACCAAAACACCCTGTTCACCCTCCCTACGGCGGAACCATGCACCGAGGTCAGCCCCCCATCCACGACAACCCCTCCGTAGACCAAAGGCCAGGACATCCGGCACCTCCAAAGCAACCACCTACTCAAGAAGCAA AAGTAATTCATTACTATTGGAAGATAACCATAGAACCAGAACACCCGTTTCACTCTCCCTATGACGGCACTAGGCACCGAGGCGGGACCCCTGTCTACGACAACCCCTCCGTAGACCAAAGGCCAGGGCATCTGGCATCTCTAAAGCAACCTCCTCCTCAAGAAGCAG AAGTGATTCATTACTATTGGGAGAAAACCATAGAACCAGATAACCCGTTTCACCCTCCTTACTACGGCATCAGGCACCGAGACGAGACCCCCGTCTACGACAACCCCTCAGTAGACCAAAGGCCAGGACATCCCACACCTCTTCAGCAACTTCCTCCTCAAGCATCAG ACGTGATTCATTACTATTGGAAGATAACCATAGAACCAGAACACCCGTTTCACTCTCCCTATGACGGCACTAGGCACCGAGGCGGGACCCCTGTCTACGACAACCCCTCCGTAGACCAAAGGCCAGGACATCCGCCACCTCTACAGCAACCTCCTCCTGAAGCTGCAG AACCAGAACACCCGTTTCACCCTCCCTACTACGGCATCAGGCACCGAGGCGAGACCCCCGTCTACGACAACCCCTCCGTAAACCAAAGGCCAGGACATCCCACACCTCTTCAGCAACTTCCTCCTCAAGCAGCAG aatcAGAACACCAGGTTCACTTTCCCTACGGCGGTACCAGGCACCGAGGGCAGAGCCCCATCCACGACAACCCCTCCGTAGACCAAAGGCCAGGACATCCGGCACCTCTACAGCAATCTCCTCCTCAAGCAGCAG AACCAGAACACCCTGTTCACCCTCCCTACGGCGGAACCATGCACCGAGGTCAGCCCCCCATCCACGGCAACCCCTCCGTAGACCAAAGGCCAGGACATCCGGCACCTCCAAAGCAACCACCTACTCAAGAAGCaa AAGTAATTCATTACTATTGGAAGATAACCATAGAACCAGAACACCCGTTTCACTCTCCCTATGACGGCACTAGGCACCGAGGCGGGACCCCTGTCTACGACAACCCCTCCGTAGACCAAAGGCCAGGGCATCTGGCATCTCTTAAGCAACCTCCTCCTCAAGAAGCAG AAGTGATTCATTACTATTGGGAGAAAACCATAGAACCAGATAACCCGTTTCACCCTCCTTACTACGGCATCAGGCACCGAGACGAGACCCCCGTCTACGACAACCCCTCCGTAGACCAAAGGCCAGGACATCCCACACCTCTTCAGCAACTTCCTCCTCAAGCATCAG ACGTGATTCATTACTATTGGAAGATAACCATAGAACCAGAACACCCGTTTCACTCTCCCTATGACGGCACTAGACACCGAGGCGGGACCCCTGTCTACGACAACCCCTCCGTAGACCAAAGGCCAGGACATCCGCCACCTCTACAGCAACCTCCTCCTGAAGCTGCAG AAGTGATTCATTACTATTGGAAGATAACCATAGAACCAGAACACCCGTTTCACCCTCCCTACTACGGCATCAGGCACCTAGGCGAGACCCCCGTCTACGACAACCCCTCCGTAAACCAAAGGCCAGGACATCCCACACCTCTTCAGAAACTTCCTCCTCAAGCAGCAG aatcAGAACACCAGGTTCACCCTCCCTACGGCGGTACCGGGCACCAAGGGAAGACCCCCATCCACGACAACCCCTCCGTAGACCAAAGGCCAGGACATCCGGCACCTCTAAAGCAACCTCCTCCTCAAGATGCAG aatcAGAACACCAGGTTCACCCTCCCTACGGCGGTACCAGGCACCGAGGGCAGACCCCCATCCACGACAACCCCTCCGTAGACCAAAGGCCAGGACATCCGGCACCTCTACAGCAACCTCCTCCTCAAGCAGTAG AACAAAAGGTTCACCCTCTCTATGGCAGTACCAGGTACCGAGAGCAGAACAAATTCACAACAACCACTCCGTCGACCAACCCCTCAGTAGACCAACAGCATGGACTTCCGTTACCTCTACTACTACGTCCTCCACAAGCAGCAG AATCAGAACACCAGGTTCGACCTCCCCAGGGCGGTACCGGGCACCGAGGGAAGACCCCCATCCACGACAACCCCTCCGTAGACCAAAGGCCAGGACATCCGGCACCTCTAAACAACCTCCTCCTCAAGAAGCAG ATAACCATAGAACCAGAACACCCGTTTCACTCTCCCTATGACGGCACTAGGCACCGAGGCGGGACTCCTGTCCACGACAACCCCTCCGTAGACCAAAGGCCAGGACATCCGGCACCTCTACAGCAACCTCCTCCTCAAGCTGCAG aatcAGAACACCAGGTTCAACCTCCCTACGGCGGTACCAGGCACCGAGGGCAGACCCCCATCCACGACAACCCCTCCGTAGACCAAAGGCCAGGACATCCGGCACCTTTACAGCAACCTCCTCCTCAAGCAGCAG AAGTGATTCATTACTATTGGAAGATAACCATAGAACCAGAACACCCGTTTCACCCTCCCTACGACGGCATCAGGCACCGAGGCGAGACCCCCGTCTACGACAACCCCTCCGTAGACCATAGGCCAGGACATCCGACACCTCTTCAGCAACCTCCTCCTCAAGCAGCAG aACAAGAAAACCCAGTTCACCCTCTCTTTGGAAGCACCAGGCACCGAGGGCAGACCCCCATCCACGACAACCCCTCCGTAGACCAAAGGCCAGGACATCCGGCATCTCTAAAGCAACCACCTCCTCCAGAAGCAG AACAAAAGGTTCACCCTCTCTATGGCAGTACCACGTACCGAGAGCAGAACCAATTCACGACAACCACTCCGTCGACCAACCCCTCAGTAGACCAACAGCATGGACTTCCGTTATCTCTACTACTACGTCCTCCACAAGCAGCAG GTTCACCATCCCTAAGGCGGTACCAGGCACCGAAGGCAGACCCCCATCCACGACAACCCCTCCGTAGACCAAAGGCCAGGACATCCGGCACCTCTAAAGCAACCTCCTCCTCAAGAAGCAG aACAAGAACACCCGGTTCACCCTCTCTAAGGCAGCACCAGGCACTGAGGGCAGAACCCCAGTCACGACAACCCCTCCGTAGACCAAAGGCCAGGACATCCGTTACCTCTAAAGCAACCACCTCCTCAAGAAGCAGGTTAGTTGTAATTAAAGACAGAAATGGTCAGCTATCTGAAACCACTCGTTTAAAAGAGGGA aaccAGAAGGCCCGGTTCATTCTACCTAAGGCAGCACCAGGCAAGGAGGTCAGACTCCCATTCACAACAATACCTCCGTCGACCAACCCCTCCGTAGACCAACGGCCAGGAAATCCGGCACCTCTACTGCAACCTTCTCCACTGGCAGCAG AACACAAGGTTCACCCTCTCTATGGCAGTACCAGGTACCGAGAGCAGAACCAATTCACGACAACCCCTCCGTCGACCAACCCCTCAGTAGACCAACAGCATGGACTTCCGTTACCTCTACTACTACGTCCTCCACAAGCAGCAG GTTTACCCCTCTACGGCGATACCAGGCACCGAGGGCAGACCCCCATCCACGACAACCCCTCCGTAGACCAAAGGCCAGGACATCCGGCACCTCCAAAGGAACCACCTCCTCAAGAAGCaa AAGTAATTCATTACTATTGGAAGATAACCATAGCACCAGAACACCCGTTTCACCCTCCCTACGACGGCATCAGGCACCGAGGCGAGACCCCCGTCTACGACAACCCCTCCGTAGACCATAGGCCAGGACATCCGGCACCTCCAAAGGAACCACCTCCTCAAGAAGCaa aatcAGAACACCAGGTTCAACCTCCCTACGGCGGTACCAGGCACCGAGGGCAGACCCCCATCCACGACAACCCCTCCGTAGACCAAAGGCCAGGACATCCGGCACCTTTACAGCAACCTCCTCCTCAAGCAGCAG AAGTGATTCATTACTATTGGAAGATAACCATAGAACCAGAACACCCGTTTCACCCTCCCTACGACGGCATCAGGCACCGAGGCGAGACCCCCGTCTACGACAACCCCTCCGTAGACCATAGGCCAGGACATCCGACACCTCTTCAGCAACCTCCTCCTCAAGCAGCAG aACAAGAAAACCCAGTTCACCCTCTCTTTGGAAGCACCAGGCACCGAGGGCAGACCCCCATCCACGACAACCCCTCCGTAGACCAAAGGCCAGGACATCCGGCATCTCTAAAGCAACCACCTCCTCCAGAAGCAG AACAAAAGGTTCACCCTCTCTATGGCAGTACCACGTACCGAGAGCAGAACCAATTCACGACAACCACTCCGTCGACCAACCCCTCAGTAGACCAACAGCATGGACTTCCGTTATCTCTACTACTACGTCCTCCACAAGCAGCAG aattAGAACACCCGAATCACCCTCCCTACGGCGGCACCAGCCAACAAGGGCAGACCCTCATCCACGAACACCCCTCCGTCGACCAACCCCTCTGTAGACCAACGACCAAGATATCCGGCACCTCTACTGCGACCTTCTCCCCTGGCAGCAG AACATCCGCCCACCCTCGCTACGGCGGCACCAGTCACCGAGGGCAGACCCCCATCCTCGACAACCCCTCCGTGGACCAATGGCCAGGACATCTGGAACCTCAACTACGACCTACTCCTCAAGCAGCAGTTGAAATAAAAGACATAAATGTTGAGCTCTCTTAA